TCACTTTATCTTTTAAAGCAGTATAAATACCAATGACTGCGAGTCCTATCCATATGGCAAATGCATAAAAGGAACCCACAAAAGCGTAATCACGCTCACGTGGTTGGTACGGATACATATTCAGGAATACTGCAATAGCGATTCCGGTAAACATGAATAGTAAGAATACGACTAAAGCATTGTTTTGATCGAATTTAGCCTGGAAGAATAAACCTATCAAACCAAGAATGAATGGTAGGTAATAATAGAAGTTCATGGCTTTATTCTTACTTAAATCTTCGGGATAATTATCCAGATTACCTAAGTACATTTGATCGATAGCCTTGATTCCAGACATCACGTTACCATGTGTTAAACTTCCGGCATCAATATGGTGACCTTGTAAATCATTTTGACGACCGATGTAGTTCCAGGCGAAATATCTACCCCACATCCACCATAATTGGTAGTTCACAAAATATGACATGTTCTCACCAAAAGTTGGTTTCTTGATGATTTCCGTTTTATTGTTTTGCGGATTTCTATATTTAATCGGTTTCCCTTTAAAGTTGCTCCATGTTTTGTATGCTGATTTGTGAGTTCCTTTGCTACTCCACATTCTTGGGAAAATCATATTGAACTCACTAGCATAATTAGGTAAGTCATCTTTACGGTCATCAGCAATTTCGTAACGACCAGTCTTTTTACTTGGATAGTATAATGGACTTCCATCTTTGTACATGTCTTTACCATTGTTTTTGTTGCTCAATGGAGAGTCAAAGAAATGTCCATATAATAACGGACTTGATCCATATTGTTCACGATTCAAATACGATAGAAGGTTTACCATATTTTCAGGGTTGTTCTCATCAATCGGAGGATTGGCATTCGAACGAATAATGATGACTCCAAAAGTCATATAACCCAATAAAAGAACGGCAAAACTTAAAGTCAATGTGTTTGCTAAAACTTTATTGTTTTTCTGCGTGTAGTATAATGCATATGAAATACCTGCTGTGATTAATAAACCCAATACTGTTGCCCCGGTATTGAAAGGCATTCCTAATCCATTGGTAAATAAAAGCTCAAATTTTGCAGCGATGTTGATCACCTGAGGAATCAAAACCATCTGTACAAAACCAAGGATACCAACTGAAGAAACCAACGCAATTAACATTCCCTTAGGAGTAGGAGAATACTTTTTGAAATAGTAAACAAAGATGATTGCCGGAATTGCCAATAAGTTCAGTAAGTGAACCCCTATAGAAATACCAACAATAAACCAAATGAAAATGATCCAACGATTTGAATGCGGCTCATCCGCAACGCTTTCCCATTTTAGGATAGCCCAGAATACCAATGCGGTCATAAACGAAGACATGGCATATACTTCACCCTCAACTGCTGAGAACCAGAATGTATCGGAAAAAGTAAAGGCTAAACTTCCCAATAAAGAACTTCCTAATACTGCAATTTGACTTCCGGTACTTAATTTATCTTCTTTCACAAATTTCAATGCCAGATAAGTAATGGTCCAGAACAAGAACAAGATGGTTAATGCACTGGTTAAAGCTGACATCATGTTCACCATGTAAGCTACATTTTCAGGAGCAACGAACATGGAAAAAACTCTTGCCACCAATAAAAATGTTGGGGCACCAGGTGGGTGACCTACCTCAAGTTTATATGAAGTAGCAATATATTCACCGCAATCCCAAAAACTGGTAGTTGGTTCGATAGTAGAACCGTAAGTAAAGAAGGCTATAGCGAAAACAAGAAATCCGCCAATGTTGTTGAGTTTTTTAAAATCCATGTAGCTTTTAATTGATATTTTTTGATTTGTGAACGAAACACAAATATGTCGCAATCTCGTTCAAAAAGCGGCTCAAAGTAAATCAAATTTTAATATTATTAGCAAATTTTAACGACCTAATGGTTAATTTTTATTTACAATTTATTTTGAATTTAAATAGTTGTTATTTAGGGTTTTGTGAGTGTTTTGAGTGTGAGGTAGTGTTCGTTTTTATAGAATATTTAAATTGAGAAAAGAATATTGAATCAAGATCAACATATATGTTGTCTTAAAACTATTTTTGTTGCACGAGCTTAAATGCCCGTTTTTATGATCAAAATGATAATAGAGAGTTTATGTTCAGATTAGGTTTTATACTATTATTTCTTACCGCGAATAGTGGTGTTATAGGGCAAACGTTAAGGTTTTCTCTACAAATGGGAGCTGCTGTGCCAGTTGGTGAGTTTGCAAAAAGTGATTACCATCCTGAAGACGGAGGTTTTGCTCAAACCGGAATAGATATTCGGTTTGTTGGGGAAAGTGTGAGAGAAAATAATTGGTTGTTAGGTGTTAACATGGGATATTCCATATTTGGACTGGATAAAGAAGCGGTTAAAAAATTAGTTTATCCATCAGATCCATCGAAAATTCAAGTGGAAACGCAGTCATTTCAACATTTGAATTTGCAGGTGAGAGGAGGGTATAATTTTGATCTAAATGATGATCAAATTGATATTGTACCCTTTGTAGATGCAGGTTTAGGTGTTTTTAATTCAGCCTACTATTTGATTCAGGATCCTTTTGGAAATCAGTATGCCAGAACCGGAGACACCGGATTAGGATTTTTAATTTCACCGGGAGTAGATGTATTGGTAAAAGTGAATTCTTTTGTAAGTGTAAAAGCTTATGGAACCTATCAATTTGCGAATTATACAGTTACAGATGAATTTCGAACGATAACTCCTCCAACATCACAACAGTTATCGTCCAGAGATGTGGAATATGAATATAGAAATGTATCTATGGGTTTAGGTGCTGTTTTTGTCTTTTAAAACGTATGGGAGAAGGATATAAATTACCAGTGATGGAGGAATTTCTCTCTGTACAGGGAGAAGGTGCGAATGCAGGGTCAGTGGCCTGGTTTATCCGTTTGGCGGGATGTGATGTCGGTTGTTCGTGGTGTGATGTAAAAGAGAGTTGGAATGAAGAAGATCATCCTGTTTATGAGGTTGACATGCTCGTGGATCATGCAGTAGAATCTGGGGCTAAAAATGTTGTGGTTACAGGAGGAGAACCTACCTTACATAATCTATTCCCATTAACAAAAGCATTAAAAGAAAAAGGTCTGACCACCTGGATTGAAACTTCAGGAACCAATGTGATATCAGGAGATTGGGATTGGATCTGTTTATCACCGAAAAAGTTTAAAGCCCCATTGGATGAAGCTTTGAAAATGGCACATGAATTGAAAGTAATTGTGCTGAACAAGACAGATTTGACATGGGCTGAAGGAATGACACCCAGGTTAAATTCTGATTGTTTGTTATATCTACAACCAGAATGGGAAAAAAGAAATAAATCATCAGAATTAATAATTGAATACGTAAAAAAACATCCAGAATGGCGCGTTTCTATTCAAACACACAAGTATTTAGATATTCCTTAAATTGGTTGATTTTTGTTGTCGCCCTCTTTAGTTCTTCAACAGTTTGGGCACAAACTCCTGAATTACATACAAAGAGTAAAAAGGCGGAAAAGGCATATGAAGAAGCCAAGAGGAATTATAACTTACTCTATTTTAATGAGGCATTGAGTCTTTTGGATGAAGCCATTCAAGCAGATGAAAATTTCATTGAAGCACATTTGCTTAAAGGACAGATTTATTTTGATGATAGAGCGTATGCGGATGCGGTGATGCATTTTGGCAAAGCTTTAGAGTTGGATGTCAACATAGATATCCCGTCCATATTTATGATGCTTGCTGAGGCAGAAATGAAAGAGGGGATGATTATGGAAGCGATTAATCATCTGGAAACGTATAAAGATTTACCTGAGGTATCAGATTATTCTAAAAAGAAAGCGGAGGAATTGATTGAACTCGGTTTTTTTAGAAAACGCATGATGGAAAATCCGGTTCCTTATAATCCAATTAACTTGGGACCAAACATCAATACCGAGTGGGTAGAGCACTCTCCAACTTTAACTGTAGATGAGCAAACATTGTACTTCACCAGAAAGATGTCGATGGGCAATGTGGGAGGAAGAGAAATCTGGAATGAAGATTTATTTGTGAGTCATAAAGACGCAGAAGGAAACTGGCAGAAAGCAAAGGCTTTAGGTCCGGAGATTAATACTTCGTCAAACGAAGGTGCCTCGGCCATTTCACCTGATGGGAATTATTTGTTTTTTACTTCATGTGAGCGCAGAAATGGACAAGGAGGATGTGATCTATATATTGCGAGAAAGAGTGGAGAAAAATGGGTGAAAGCGCGTAATCTTGGAGCAGTTATAAATACCCGGAGTTGGGAATCTCAGCCGTCATTTGCACCGGATGGACGAACTTTATATTTCGTAAAGAAAGTAGGTCCAAGAGGACGCTCACATAAAGATATTTATGTGTCCAAAATTCAGGATAATGGACAATGGACAAAACCGGTGAAACTATCTATCAATACTCCGGGAAATGAAGAATCTCCATTTGCACACCCGGATGGTGAAACATTTTATTTTACTTCAGATGGATACCCTGGATTAGGAGGAAGAGACCTCTTTATGGTAAAGATTGATTCAACAGGAGAATTTGGTGAACCTGTGAATTTAGGCTATCCGATTAATTCTCCTAAAGATGAGGTGAGTTTGATTGTATCCGCAAATGGACGTCACGCGTATTTTGCATCAGGAATGAAAGGTGGTTATGGTAGCTGGGATTTGTACAAGTTTGATTTACCCGAGCAGATTAGGCCTGTTCCGGTGAATTATACTAAGGGTATGGTTTATAATTCACAAACGAAAGAACCAGTAGGAGCTAAGTTTGAAATCATTGATTTGGAGACTGGAAATATTGTAGTAGAAAGTTTTTCGGATAAAAAGACCGGGCAATTTTTGGTGACTATTCCAACAGGAAGAGAATATGCTGTGAATGTTTCAGCAACAGGATTTTTGTTTTATTCTGGAAATTATAATTTGAAAGCAGGAGACGATACATCAAAAGTGTCTTTTGATGTGCCTTTAAGCCCAATTCAGGAAGGAGTAGCTGTAGTATTAAACAATGTGTTTTATGAATTCAATAGCTATGAGTTAAAAGATATATCTAAATTGGAATTGGATAAATTGGTAGCGTTATTGAATAAGAACACTGAGATTCAAATTGAGATTGGAGGACATACGGACAACAAAGGAACTAAAGAATACAATCAGAAATTATCTGAAAATAGAGCTAAATCAGTTTACGATTATTTGATTGAAAAAGGGATTTCTGCTTCCCGTTTGAGTTACAAGGGATATAATTTCTCTGAGCCTATCGCAAGTAATGATACAGAAGAGGGTAGAGCGAAGAACAGACGCACGGAGTTTAAAATTACCAAAGTAGAATAATGTTGCGGTATTTTATAAAGCTTTCTTATAAAGGGACCCCATTTAATGGGTGGCAAATCCAGCCGAATGCTTCTACTGTTCAGGGAGAAATTGAAGATGCTCTAAGTAAAATTCTAAGAACTCAAGTTGGAATTACCGGATGTGGTAGAACAGATTCCGGGGTACATGCCAGTGAGTTTTTCGCGCATTTTGATGCTGAGAATCCCATTGATAAAGCTCAGGTGCAATTTAAATTAAATTGTATTCTGCCAAGAGAAATAGCTATTCATGATATTTATGAAGTACCTTTAGAATTACATGCACGATTTTCTGCGGTTTCAAGAACGTATCATTATTACATCAATCAGGAGAAAAGTGCATTCAGGTTTCAAGAATCCTGGTTTATGCATTCCCGATTGAATATTGAAGAAATGAATAAAGCTTGTGAGGTTTTGTTGGGGAGACATGATTTTACAAGTTTTTCAAAATTGCATACCCAGACGAAGACAAACTTCTGTACTATAACTGAAGCTTTTTGGGAAAAAGAAGGAAACGGGTTGAAATTTACGGTGACCGCAGATCGATTTTTACATAATATGGTTCGTGCGATTGTCGGAACCACAGTTGAAGTAGGGAAAGGCAAACTAAATGTAGAAGGATTTAAAAATGTAATCGAAGCACAAAACCGTCAAAAAGCTGGTGCTTCCGTTCCTGCTGAAGGACTGTTTTTAGCGCGTATTATTTATCCGGAAATAAAAGCATAAAAAAAGACTCCGTTTACCAGTAGTAAAACGAAGTCTTCGCTCTCAAACGTATATCTTTATTCTTTTACAATTTTTCTGTAAAAAGTTCTATTTTCAGTTTCTATGTGAATGACGTATACTCCACTAGAAAGGTGGCTTAGGTCAATAGATTTGATGTTGTTCGGAATTAGAATTAATTGTTCCCCGGTTAATGTATACACCCTGATTTTATGGGCTTTAAGTTGATTTGTTTCCAAGTATAAAGTCTGGGCTACTGGATTTGGGTATAGTTTAATGTCCGGATTTTCAGAGGTCTCATTGACCCCATTAATAATGATATTGATGCAATTTGTAGTGTCCGTAGCACAATCGCTGGTCAAAGCACAAGCATAGCTTCCGGTTTGAGTAACAGTATATACTTGTGATGTAGCTCCGTTTATTGGAATATTTCCATTGGAACAATCAATCCATTGATAGGATGCCACGGTGTCCATTGCATGAAGGTCATTATTGCTTACGGCAATTCCGTTGTTAATGTTATTTAAGCAATTAATTTGTTGGCAAGATGAGGTGTCTATGGCACAACCATTTGTAATAATACAAGCATACGAACCATTGACTGTAGCCGTGTAACTTTGAAAAGTAGCTCCATCTATAATACTGTTGTTACTACAATCTATCCATTGGTAATTCGCGTTCGACTGATTTGAGGTTAAAGTAGCATCTACAACTTGTATCGAGGTATCGTTGACCACATTACATGGTCCGCTTTTAAGCATAAACATTAAATCAAATACCGTAGAACCTTGAGAAGTGGCGCTATGCCAGGTAGTAATTCCCGTTCCAAATAAGTCACAGGGATCACGGATATACCATTCGTTGCCAATTGGAGTAGAACCAAATGCACCTTGAAACCATTGACCTCCTGGAGGAAGTCCATTATTAAAAGGCATAATCGCATCTACTGTAAGCCAATAGGTGCCAGCTGTTAGATGGACGGTATTGTCCAAAGCTACTTCCAAATAATTATCCGTATTGGATGAATCCAATACCACGGTGTCTGCGTGAATGGAGTTCCCTGGTACTCCTGAATTATCATTGAAAAATGTAACAATTACCGTATCAAAATAACTACCAATACCTGTACTAAAGGTACCGTATGTAAAAACTGAATCAATATCCCAGGTACTTCCAGCAGGAACCGTAAAATCATCAGCAGTTTCAATGGTGCAATAGCCAAAGTCAGGAAAGTACTGAGCAGGTCTTCCGCCCTGGTCAACATAACCCGTAATCTGATCTACGTATACCTGAGATTTGGTTGAGGTAAGCAAAAGAAAAAGGGAAATAAATAAGAGCGTATAGTTTTTCATGGTGTAGATTTATTAGTGAAATTTAGTTGTCAGCTAAGTTAAAAGAAAAAACTTATATTTCTAAATTTCTGTGAATCAAATGAATGACGTGATTGAGGTCAAAAAGGTTGCATCAGGTATTTTGATTTGGTTTGTTTAACGGGGTATAATTCAGCGACATTAAAGCGTTTATAAAAGGTATTTTCAAAATGATAAAATCAAATGCTAGTAAACAAAAAAAGCGCTTCAAACTGAAGCGCTTTTTTTAAATTTTTAGGCTAGAATTAACCGTTCATAGAAATCAAGAATTCTTCGTTGTTTCTGGTATTGGCAATTCTATCACGTAGGAATTCCATAGCTTCAACAGGAGTCATATCCGCCAAATGTTTACGTAATATCCATAGACGTTGTAAGTGTTCTTTTGGCAATAAAAGATCATCTTTTCTGGTACTGGATGATACAATGTCAATGGCAGGGAATATTCTTCTATTCGAAATCTTACGATCCAATTGAAGTTCCATATTACCTGTACCTTTAAATTCTTCAAAGATGACTTCATCCATTTTAGACCCTGTTTCAGTTAAAGCAGTGGCTAAAATGGTTAAAGAACCTCCATTTTCAATGTTTCTTGCTGCTCCAAAGAATGCTTTTGGTTTTTGGAGTGCGTTAGCATCCACACCACCAGAAAGAACTTTTCCAGAAGAAGGAGCTGTTGTATTATAAGCTCTTGCCAAACGTGTAATAGAATCTAAAAGTATAACAACATCATGGCCACTTTCTACCATACGCTTTGCTTTCTCTAATACGATTCCGGCAATTTTCACATGTTTGTCTGCTGACTCATCAAAGGTAGACGCAATTACTTCGGCTTTTACATTTCGCTTCATATCAGTTACCTCTTCAGGTCTTTCATCAATTAGCAAAATGATCATATATGATTCAGGGTGATTTTCTGCAATCGCATTGGCCACCTCTTTAAGCAATTGTGTTTTACCCGTTTTTGGTTGTGCCACAATCAATCCACGTTGTCCTTTACCAATTGGACTCACCAAATCAATAATTCTTGTTGAAATTGATTTCGCAGATTTTCCACCAGTAATATTGAATTTTTCCTCTGGGAAAAGTGGGGTCATATAATTAAAAGGAACTCTGTCTCTAACTTGTTCAGGAGTTCTTCCATTGATATAGTTCACTTTAACTAACGGGAAATATTTTTCACCTTCTTTTGGAGGGCGTACAGCACCTTCGATCGTATCTCCGGTTTTTAAACCAAATAATCTTACTTGTGCGGTAGAAACATAAACATCATCTGGAGAAGGTAGGTAGTTGTAGTCTGATGAACGCATAAACCCATATCCATCAGGCATCACTTCGATCACACCTTCGGTAAGAATACGGTCTCCAAAATCGTAAGAATACTCAGGAGCTTGATTTTGTTGCTGATTACGATTACGGTTTTGATTGTTTTGTTGGTTTCTTTGTTTATCACGCTGACTCTGTTGTTGTCTTCGGTCTTGGTTTTTAGCGTGTTGGTTTTTGTGCTGTTGGTTGTTCTGAGGCTTTTGACGTTCAGTTTGAACTGCTTCAGGTGTTTTCTTCATATCTTCTTTAGGAGCGGTGGTTTCAGTAGCAGGAGTGCTTTCCTTTTTCTCTTCGGGTTTTGTCGATTTTGGTTCTTCGGTAGGTTTAGTGGTAGGAGCCTTTTTATAGACGCTTGATAATTTGTTGCTCTTTGGAGGATTCTTTTTGTTGGCCATCCTTTCTTTTACTTTAGCCAGTAAATCCATTTCTATTTGACCTCCTGAAGACTCTTGTGGTTTATCCTCTTTCTTTTCAGTTTCCTCTTTTGGTTTAACTTCTTTTTTCGGAGTGTCTTTCTTGGCTTTTGCAGGAGCTTTTTCTTTTGCCGATTTTTCTTTTGCCGGTGCTTTTTCAGCTTTTGGCTTAGTTTTTTTCGGGGCTGGTGCTTTGTCTTTTAAAGCATTAGGTTGTTCTGCTTGTGCGTCTAGGATTTTGTAAATTAAGTCTTCCTTTTTTAATCGATTAAAACTCGGAACAGACAGCTCTTTAGCCATCGCCTTTAATTCGTCAACTTTCTTAGCGTTGAGTTCTATAATGTCGTACATATAATTAATGTAAAAATTGGTCTTTTAAATTTTTGTGCTAAAAACCGAATGATTTTAATTTGAAAGAATGAAGCAAATTAGAAAGGGGAGTATTGCTTCGCGTTCGTGATGCAATATTACAATTTTTTTTGACTTACGTCAATTCAAGGAGTGAAAACCACTAATTTTGCGAAAAATTTTTAAAATGATTCAAAGAATTCAATCACTCTACCTATTAGCGGCAATTGTATTAAATATAGCGATCCTTATTTCAGGGATGTTTTACATAAGTAATGGAACACAATTTATGATTGTTGGCGCTTTTGGAATTAAAGAAGGCGATTTGGTTATTGACCAGATTACTATGATTCCGGTGGTGGCGTTAGCCATTGTCAATATTTTGATTGGTGGATATGCGATTTCTCAATTTAAAAATAGAAAGATGCAAGCCAATTTGGCGAAGCTGGGGATGTTGATTACAGTTATCATTATGGGATGGATTGGATATGCATATTTTGCTTACACGCAGATGGACTTAACCATAAGACCTTTTATTGGAATCTTACATTCTCCCGTAATTCTTTTTGCTTTTATGTTGGCTTTAAGAGGGATCAATAAAGATGAAGCTCTAGTGAAGTCAGTAGACCGCTTGAGATAAAATCAAATTTCAAAATATTTATAAAAAAACAGCCTCAGGAAAGAGGCTGTTTGATCGATTATTGAGCAATAATCTAAAATTCTGAAACGTTAAAAT
This genomic interval from bacterium SCSIO 12643 contains the following:
- a CDS encoding radical SAM protein; protein product: MGEGYKLPVMEEFLSVQGEGANAGSVAWFIRLAGCDVGCSWCDVKESWNEEDHPVYEVDMLVDHAVESGAKNVVVTGGEPTLHNLFPLTKALKEKGLTTWIETSGTNVISGDWDWICLSPKKFKAPLDEALKMAHELKVIVLNKTDLTWAEGMTPRLNSDCLLYLQPEWEKRNKSSELIIEYVKKHPEWRVSIQTHKYLDIP
- a CDS encoding T9SS type A sorting domain-containing protein, whose protein sequence is MKNYTLLFISLFLLLTSTKSQVYVDQITGYVDQGGRPAQYFPDFGYCTIETADDFTVPAGSTWDIDSVFTYGTFSTGIGSYFDTVIVTFFNDNSGVPGNSIHADTVVLDSSNTDNYLEVALDNTVHLTAGTYWLTVDAIMPFNNGLPPGGQWFQGAFGSTPIGNEWYIRDPCDLFGTGITTWHSATSQGSTVFDLMFMLKSGPCNVVNDTSIQVVDATLTSNQSNANYQWIDCSNNSIIDGATFQSYTATVNGSYACIITNGCAIDTSSCQQINCLNNINNGIAVSNNDLHAMDTVASYQWIDCSNGNIPINGATSQVYTVTQTGSYACALTSDCATDTTNCINIIINGVNETSENPDIKLYPNPVAQTLYLETNQLKAHKIRVYTLTGEQLILIPNNIKSIDLSHLSSGVYVIHIETENRTFYRKIVKE
- the truA gene encoding tRNA pseudouridine(38-40) synthase TruA, giving the protein MLRYFIKLSYKGTPFNGWQIQPNASTVQGEIEDALSKILRTQVGITGCGRTDSGVHASEFFAHFDAENPIDKAQVQFKLNCILPREIAIHDIYEVPLELHARFSAVSRTYHYYINQEKSAFRFQESWFMHSRLNIEEMNKACEVLLGRHDFTSFSKLHTQTKTNFCTITEAFWEKEGNGLKFTVTADRFLHNMVRAIVGTTVEVGKGKLNVEGFKNVIEAQNRQKAGASVPAEGLFLARIIYPEIKA
- a CDS encoding DUF2723 domain-containing protein; this encodes MDFKKLNNIGGFLVFAIAFFTYGSTIEPTTSFWDCGEYIATSYKLEVGHPPGAPTFLLVARVFSMFVAPENVAYMVNMMSALTSALTILFLFWTITYLALKFVKEDKLSTGSQIAVLGSSLLGSLAFTFSDTFWFSAVEGEVYAMSSFMTALVFWAILKWESVADEPHSNRWIIFIWFIVGISIGVHLLNLLAIPAIIFVYYFKKYSPTPKGMLIALVSSVGILGFVQMVLIPQVINIAAKFELLFTNGLGMPFNTGATVLGLLITAGISYALYYTQKNNKVLANTLTLSFAVLLLGYMTFGVIIIRSNANPPIDENNPENMVNLLSYLNREQYGSSPLLYGHFFDSPLSNKNNGKDMYKDGSPLYYPSKKTGRYEIADDRKDDLPNYASEFNMIFPRMWSSKGTHKSAYKTWSNFKGKPIKYRNPQNNKTEIIKKPTFGENMSYFVNYQLWWMWGRYFAWNYIGRQNDLQGHHIDAGSLTHGNVMSGIKAIDQMYLGNLDNYPEDLSKNKAMNFYYYLPFILGLIGLFFQAKFDQNNALVVFLLFMFTGIAIAVFLNMYPYQPRERDYAFVGSFYAFAIWIGLAVIGIYTALKDKVTGPALAGGLTVVTLLAAPFLMASQNWDDHDRSNRYTAREIARNYLESCDQNAILFTNGDNDTFPLWYLQEVEGVRTDVRVVNLMLLNTDWYIEQMARKAYDGEPIPISMTTDKYRQGTRDFMHVYPDKRLDQNAYYNVRDIVKYITDDSKKVNVGQRKPVNVIPVRKFKIKVDKEKILANGDIPADQAHKIVDEIKWDINSNYILKNHLVVLDMLANFNWDRPIYFSITMGKDSFYGLSDYFQQEGFAYRFVPIKTKSTGYRDFGIVNTNKMYDRLMNQFEWGGYENPELWMDENNQRFITNIRFTFVRLAEALIQEGKKEKALEVLDRVVEIAVHDNFSYNGSILPISENYFRAGNNEKGLEILRLLVENERQYLDYYADQTNKDIKKFGQKVRQSLGMIGQGTMMVTQTFPQSQEVQDEFNQLYQEYATMFQGLI
- a CDS encoding PD40 domain-containing protein → MARFYSNTQVFRYSLNWLIFVVALFSSSTVWAQTPELHTKSKKAEKAYEEAKRNYNLLYFNEALSLLDEAIQADENFIEAHLLKGQIYFDDRAYADAVMHFGKALELDVNIDIPSIFMMLAEAEMKEGMIMEAINHLETYKDLPEVSDYSKKKAEELIELGFFRKRMMENPVPYNPINLGPNINTEWVEHSPTLTVDEQTLYFTRKMSMGNVGGREIWNEDLFVSHKDAEGNWQKAKALGPEINTSSNEGASAISPDGNYLFFTSCERRNGQGGCDLYIARKSGEKWVKARNLGAVINTRSWESQPSFAPDGRTLYFVKKVGPRGRSHKDIYVSKIQDNGQWTKPVKLSINTPGNEESPFAHPDGETFYFTSDGYPGLGGRDLFMVKIDSTGEFGEPVNLGYPINSPKDEVSLIVSANGRHAYFASGMKGGYGSWDLYKFDLPEQIRPVPVNYTKGMVYNSQTKEPVGAKFEIIDLETGNIVVESFSDKKTGQFLVTIPTGREYAVNVSATGFLFYSGNYNLKAGDDTSKVSFDVPLSPIQEGVAVVLNNVFYEFNSYELKDISKLELDKLVALLNKNTEIQIEIGGHTDNKGTKEYNQKLSENRAKSVYDYLIEKGISASRLSYKGYNFSEPIASNDTEEGRAKNRRTEFKITKVE
- the rho gene encoding transcription termination factor Rho, with protein sequence MYDIIELNAKKVDELKAMAKELSVPSFNRLKKEDLIYKILDAQAEQPNALKDKAPAPKKTKPKAEKAPAKEKSAKEKAPAKAKKDTPKKEVKPKEETEKKEDKPQESSGGQIEMDLLAKVKERMANKKNPPKSNKLSSVYKKAPTTKPTEEPKSTKPEEKKESTPATETTAPKEDMKKTPEAVQTERQKPQNNQQHKNQHAKNQDRRQQQSQRDKQRNQQNNQNRNRNQQQNQAPEYSYDFGDRILTEGVIEVMPDGYGFMRSSDYNYLPSPDDVYVSTAQVRLFGLKTGDTIEGAVRPPKEGEKYFPLVKVNYINGRTPEQVRDRVPFNYMTPLFPEEKFNITGGKSAKSISTRIIDLVSPIGKGQRGLIVAQPKTGKTQLLKEVANAIAENHPESYMIILLIDERPEEVTDMKRNVKAEVIASTFDESADKHVKIAGIVLEKAKRMVESGHDVVILLDSITRLARAYNTTAPSSGKVLSGGVDANALQKPKAFFGAARNIENGGSLTILATALTETGSKMDEVIFEEFKGTGNMELQLDRKISNRRIFPAIDIVSSSTRKDDLLLPKEHLQRLWILRKHLADMTPVEAMEFLRDRIANTRNNEEFLISMNG
- a CDS encoding DUF4293 domain-containing protein → MIQRIQSLYLLAAIVLNIAILISGMFYISNGTQFMIVGAFGIKEGDLVIDQITMIPVVALAIVNILIGGYAISQFKNRKMQANLAKLGMLITVIIMGWIGYAYFAYTQMDLTIRPFIGILHSPVILFAFMLALRGINKDEALVKSVDRLR